In Mesoaciditoga lauensis cd-1655R = DSM 25116, the genomic window TAACGTAATCCTTTTTCTATGCCGAAGAATTTAACGTATTTTTCTCCTGCGAGCTTTGAAATTCCGTAGGGAGAAACCGGATCTGGGCAAATGCTTTCCGGAGTCGGAAATGGTGGATTTTCTCCATACATAACCCCACCAGATGAGGTGAAAACTATCTTTTTCACCCCGTATTTGTGGCACATTTCCAAAACATTTAGCGTTCCCTTTATATTCACATCTTCATCGTAAATTGGTTCTCTTACGGATCTGGAAACGGATATCTGGGCAGCCAAGTGCAAAACGTAATCTGGCTTGTGCTTCGAAAATATCTTGTCCAATCCTTCTGCATCTCTTGTGTCTTGTTCGTACATGATGGCATCAGGATTAACGTTTTTAGCTTTTCCGGTTGAAAGATCGTCTATAATTATGGGAGTCATACCCATTTCTAAAAGAGTATCTACGATATTTGAGCCAATGAACCCCGCCCCACCTGTAACAACCACTTTTGCATTTTCCGTCATGGCAAACCTCCTAAATTTAATTGATCGCTTTTTAAACCTTCGATATTATACCATTCTACTTTAGGATGGTTTTGGATTTACAACCGTCCTAAAGTAGAAAGGCAAAAACGCTTGAAACGACGATCAATCAACATTTTTTATGGAAAGAATGTCCCCGGAAGAAACATTTAAAAAATTCGACGCGTTTCCCTGATTAAGCGAAATTTCCAAATACCCCGAACTGTCAAAATGAGCTATAAGAGAATCTTGAGCCTGAGCATACTTTCTTCCCAGAATAGCTTTAACTCCGTTAATTTCAAAATGATCCTTTATGCCTGCCTTTTCAATGTGTTCCTTCTTCACGATCGTTTCAACGTTGCCAAAACCGTCAACGTAGGCAACGTCTGCTTCTATTTTTCCCTCAGCCACAGAAGGATCGGTAAAATTCAACTTCACAAGATCTTTAAGTTCTTCTCCAAATTCTTCAATGGGTGTTCCTTTATCAACATAGGCTGCTGCCGCT contains:
- a CDS encoding NAD-dependent epimerase/dehydratase family protein, which encodes MTENAKVVVTGGAGFIGSNIVDTLLEMGMTPIIIDDLSTGKAKNVNPDAIMYEQDTRDAEGLDKIFSKHKPDYVLHLAAQISVSRSVREPIYDEDVNIKGTLNVLEMCHKYGVKKIVFTSSGGVMYGENPPFPTPESICPDPVSPYGISKLAGEKYVKFFGIEKGLRYTILRYGNVYGPRQSPDGEAGVIAIFAKKMLNKDPVTINGDGEYIRDYVYVKDVVNANILSMENGDGEIFNIGTGTGKSVNDVFRSLKEHIYYDADPIYGPPRPGDLRKSILDNSHAKEVLKWKPKYSFSDGLRETVRFFEGRR